Proteins encoded by one window of Bacillus sp. DTU_2020_1000418_1_SI_GHA_SEK_038:
- a CDS encoding NYN domain-containing protein — MDILLVDGYNVIGAWPELRELKKKDLAAARDRLIEKMAEYQGYSGYRVIVVFDAHYVKGTEKKFKDSKVEVIFTRTNETADERIEKLAISLSNIKTQVHVATSDYTEQWAIFGQGALRKSSRELLNEMNTIESKIEKKVKKIQEKQPFSRIPLSKEMAEIFEKWRRGDQ, encoded by the coding sequence TTGGCCAGAGCTAAGAGAACTTAAAAAAAAGGATTTAGCAGCTGCGAGAGACCGATTAATTGAAAAAATGGCAGAGTATCAAGGGTATTCTGGATATAGAGTCATAGTCGTTTTTGACGCTCATTATGTAAAGGGTACCGAAAAGAAATTTAAGGATTCAAAGGTTGAAGTTATTTTTACACGGACAAATGAGACGGCTGATGAAAGAATTGAGAAGCTTGCCATCAGCCTAAGCAATATCAAAACCCAAGTTCATGTTGCAACCTCCGACTATACAGAGCAATGGGCGATTTTTGGACAAGGTGCACTGCGAAAGTCTTCGAGAGAATTATTAAATGAAATGAATACGATTGAAAGTAAAATAGAAAAAAAGGTGAAGAAGATTCAGGAAAAACAGCCATTCTCTAGAATTCCGCTTAGCAAGGAAATGGCAGAAATTTTTGAAAAGTGGCGCAGAGGAGACCAATGA
- the sigH gene encoding RNA polymerase sporulation sigma factor SigH gives MLGTVGGILVDTDLKTIDENNLGYTQLEDEELIDLVHKGESEALDYLIHKYRNFVRAKARSYFLIGADKEDIVQEGMIGLYKAIRDFKEDKLSSFKAFAELCITRQIITAIKTATRQKHIPLNSYVSLDKPIYDEESDRTLMDVISGAKVMDPEELIINQEEFDHIEVKMSELLSDLERKVLSLYLDGQSYQEISEELNRHVKSIDNALQRVKRKLERYLEIREITL, from the coding sequence ATGCTTGGTACGGTCGGGGGGATCTTAGTGGATACTGACTTGAAAACAATCGATGAGAATAATTTAGGGTATACGCAGCTTGAAGATGAAGAATTGATTGATTTAGTGCATAAAGGCGAGAGTGAAGCGTTAGATTATCTGATTCATAAGTATCGCAATTTTGTGCGTGCCAAAGCAAGGTCATATTTTTTAATTGGCGCAGATAAGGAAGATATTGTTCAAGAAGGAATGATTGGTTTATACAAGGCTATTCGTGATTTTAAAGAGGACAAGCTATCTTCGTTTAAAGCGTTTGCAGAGCTGTGCATTACTAGACAAATTATTACAGCTATTAAAACCGCCACAAGGCAGAAGCATATTCCGCTGAACTCATACGTGTCATTGGACAAGCCGATTTATGATGAGGAGTCAGATCGGACGTTAATGGACGTTATTTCGGGTGCAAAGGTAATGGATCCAGAGGAATTAATTATTAATCAGGAAGAGTTTGATCATATAGAGGTCAAAATGTCCGAATTGCTCAGTGATCTTGAAAGAAAAGTACTTTCCCTTTATTTGGATGGACAATCTTATCAAGAGATTTCTGAAGAATTAAACCGTCATGTGAAGTCAATCGATAACGCTCTGCAAAGGGTGAAACGAAAGCTTGAGCGGTATTTGGAGATACGAGAAATTACTTTATAG
- the rpmG gene encoding 50S ribosomal protein L33 has product MRKKVVLACKECGSRNYSTMNNKDSERLELKKYCKTCSNHTIHRETK; this is encoded by the coding sequence ATGAGAAAAAAAGTAGTACTAGCTTGTAAAGAGTGCGGGTCCAGAAATTATTCAACGATGAATAATAAAGACTCCGAGCGCCTGGAGCTTAAGAAGTATTGCAAAACATGCAGCAATCATACTATTCATAGAGAGACAAAGTAA
- the secE gene encoding preprotein translocase subunit SecE produces the protein MQRILNFFRDIGREMKKVSWPKRKEMTGYTVTVLATVAFFAVFFAVVDLGISELIRLILE, from the coding sequence ATGCAGCGCATCTTGAATTTTTTCCGCGATATTGGACGTGAAATGAAAAAGGTTAGTTGGCCAAAGCGAAAAGAAATGACTGGCTATACTGTAACAGTCCTAGCCACTGTTGCGTTTTTTGCAGTGTTCTTCGCTGTGGTTGACTTAGGTATTTCTGAATTGATTCGATTAATTCTTGAATAA
- the nusG gene encoding transcription termination/antitermination protein NusG, with translation MEKNWYVVHTYSGYENKVKANLEKRVESMGMQDKIFRVIVPEEEETDFKNGKKKVVKRKVFPGYVLVEIVMTDDSWYVVRNTPGVTGFVGSAGHGSKPTPLLPEEVNVILKRMGVEERRVEINFEIGEMVQVKEGPFANFTGSIEDIDRDKAKIKVLVNMFGRDTPVELDFSQIEKL, from the coding sequence ATGGAAAAGAATTGGTATGTTGTTCATACGTACTCGGGTTATGAAAATAAAGTAAAGGCAAACCTGGAGAAACGTGTAGAATCTATGGGAATGCAAGATAAAATCTTTCGGGTTATTGTGCCGGAAGAAGAAGAAACTGATTTCAAAAACGGCAAAAAGAAAGTAGTAAAGCGTAAAGTTTTCCCAGGATATGTGCTCGTAGAAATTGTGATGACAGATGACTCATGGTATGTAGTTCGGAATACACCAGGTGTTACGGGCTTTGTCGGGTCAGCTGGTCACGGCTCTAAGCCGACACCGCTATTGCCTGAAGAAGTTAATGTAATCTTGAAGCGTATGGGTGTTGAAGAAAGACGAGTAGAAATTAACTTTGAAATAGGAGAAATGGTCCAAGTGAAAGAGGGGCCATTCGCCAACTTTACAGGATCAATTGAAGATATTGACAGAGACAAAGCGAAAATTAAAGTCCTTGTTAATATGTTTGGCCGGGATACACCGGTTGAACTAGATTTTTCTCAAATTGAGAAACTATAA
- the rplK gene encoding 50S ribosomal protein L11 — translation MAKKVIKIVKLQIPAGKANPAPPVGPALGQAGVNIMGFCKEFNARTAEQAGLIIPVEITVFEDRSFTFITKTPPAAVLLKVAAGIQSGSGEPNRNKVATVKRDKVREIAETKMPDLNAASVEAAMLMVEGTARSMGIVIED, via the coding sequence GTGGCTAAAAAAGTAATCAAAATTGTAAAATTACAAATTCCAGCAGGTAAAGCTAACCCTGCACCGCCAGTTGGACCTGCACTAGGTCAAGCGGGTGTTAATATCATGGGATTCTGTAAGGAGTTTAACGCACGTACAGCTGAACAAGCTGGCCTAATCATTCCTGTTGAAATTACGGTTTTTGAAGACCGTTCATTTACATTTATTACGAAAACTCCTCCTGCTGCCGTTCTTTTAAAAGTAGCAGCTGGAATCCAGTCTGGTTCTGGTGAACCAAACCGTAATAAAGTAGCAACAGTCAAGCGTGACAAGGTACGCGAGATTGCTGAAACAAAAATGCCTGACCTAAACGCTGCTAGCGTAGAAGCTGCAATGCTTATGGTTGAAGGTACTGCACGCAGCATGGGTATCGTTATCGAAGATTAA
- the rplA gene encoding 50S ribosomal protein L1 has product MAKKGKKFLEAAKLVDRMKAYPIEEAIDLAKKTNFTKFDATVEVAFRLGIDPKKADQNIRGAVVLPNGTGKTQRVLVFAKGEKAKEAEAAGADYVGDADYINKISQGWFEFDVIVATPDMMGEVGKLGRVLGPKGLMPNPKTGTVTFDVEKAVNEIKAGKVEYRTDKAGNIHVPIGKVSFENEKLIENFNTIFETMLKVKPSAAKGTYMKNVSVTSTMGPGVKVDPSTVTVK; this is encoded by the coding sequence ATGGCTAAAAAAGGCAAAAAGTTTTTAGAAGCTGCAAAGCTTGTAGACCGTATGAAGGCTTATCCAATCGAAGAAGCAATTGATCTTGCAAAGAAAACAAACTTTACTAAGTTTGATGCGACTGTAGAAGTTGCTTTCCGTTTAGGGATTGACCCTAAGAAAGCTGACCAGAATATTCGTGGAGCAGTTGTGCTTCCAAACGGTACTGGTAAAACTCAACGCGTTTTAGTATTCGCAAAGGGTGAAAAAGCGAAGGAAGCAGAAGCTGCTGGAGCGGATTATGTTGGCGATGCAGACTACATCAACAAAATCAGCCAAGGCTGGTTCGAATTTGATGTAATCGTTGCGACACCTGACATGATGGGTGAAGTTGGTAAGCTTGGTCGTGTATTAGGACCAAAAGGCTTAATGCCAAATCCTAAAACTGGTACAGTTACATTTGATGTGGAGAAGGCTGTTAACGAAATTAAAGCAGGTAAAGTAGAATACCGCACTGATAAAGCTGGTAACATCCACGTTCCTATCGGTAAAGTTTCTTTCGAAAACGAAAAGCTTATCGAAAACTTCAACACAATTTTCGAAACAATGCTTAAAGTTAAACCATCTGCTGCAAAAGGTACTTACATGAAGAACGTATCTGTTACTTCAACAATGGGACCTGGCGTTAAAGTAGATCCTTCAACTGTTACAGTTAAGTAA
- the rplJ gene encoding 50S ribosomal protein L10 produces the protein MSSAIEQKKQTVEEIADKLKASVSTVVVDYRGLTVAQVTELRKQLREAGVEFKVYKNTLTRRAAEVAELTALNEVLTGPNAVAFSSEDVIAPAKIINDFAKKNDALEIKAGVIEGNVATAEEIKALAELPSREGLLSMLLSVLQAPIRNLALAAKAVADQKEEQGA, from the coding sequence ATGAGCAGCGCTATCGAACAAAAGAAACAAACTGTCGAAGAAATTGCTGACAAACTAAAGGCTAGTGTATCAACAGTTGTTGTTGACTACCGCGGTCTAACTGTTGCTCAAGTAACTGAACTTCGTAAACAGCTTCGTGAAGCTGGTGTTGAATTCAAAGTATACAAAAATACTTTAACACGCCGTGCTGCAGAAGTTGCTGAACTAACTGCTTTAAACGAAGTATTAACTGGTCCGAATGCTGTTGCATTCAGTAGTGAAGATGTAATTGCTCCAGCAAAAATCATCAATGATTTTGCTAAAAAGAATGACGCACTTGAAATTAAAGCTGGTGTCATTGAAGGAAACGTTGCAACTGCAGAAGAAATTAAGGCTCTTGCAGAACTACCATCTCGCGAAGGCTTACTATCTATGCTACTCAGCGTGCTTCAAGCACCTATCCGCAATCTTGCTCTTGCTGCAAAAGCTGTTGCAGATCAAAAAGAAGAACAAGGCGCGTAA
- the rplL gene encoding 50S ribosomal protein L7/L12 — MTKEQIIEAVKSMTVLELNDLVKAIEEEFGVTAAAPVAVMGGAAGAAVEEKTDFDVILASAGDQKIKVIKVVREITGLGLKEAKELVDNTPKAIKEGASKEEAEEIKAKLEEVGAGVEVK; from the coding sequence ATGACTAAAGAACAAATCATTGAAGCAGTAAAATCTATGACTGTTTTAGAATTAAACGACTTAGTAAAAGCTATTGAAGAAGAATTTGGTGTAACTGCTGCGGCTCCTGTAGCTGTTATGGGTGGCGCTGCTGGTGCTGCTGTTGAAGAAAAAACTGATTTTGATGTAATCCTTGCTTCTGCAGGCGATCAAAAAATCAAAGTTATCAAAGTTGTTCGTGAAATCACAGGTCTTGGACTTAAAGAAGCAAAAGAACTTGTTGACAACACTCCTAAAGCAATCAAAGAAGGCGCTTCTAAAGAAGAAGCTGAAGAAATCAAAGCTAAACTTGAAGAAGTTGGAGCTGGCGTTGAAGTTAAGTAA
- a CDS encoding class I SAM-dependent methyltransferase, which translates to MSEHYYSKTQSTESNPKYWNFTLKGHPFRFKTDNGVFSKSEVDFGSRLLIETFEQPAIEGNILDVGCGYGPIGLSAAKLMEDRLVHMVDVNSRALALARENAELNKVKNVCIYESDRLENVKDDKFAAILTNPPIRAGKKVVQDIFEQSYQKLQKGGDLWVVIQKKQGAPSAIEKLSEFFSEVETVEKKKGYYILRAKKD; encoded by the coding sequence ATGTCAGAACATTATTATTCCAAAACGCAAAGTACAGAAAGCAATCCTAAATATTGGAACTTTACTTTAAAGGGTCATCCATTCCGTTTTAAGACAGATAATGGAGTATTCTCAAAAAGTGAAGTTGACTTTGGATCAAGGCTGCTAATTGAAACGTTTGAACAGCCAGCAATTGAAGGAAACATTTTGGATGTTGGCTGCGGATACGGACCGATTGGACTTTCAGCAGCAAAGCTAATGGAAGACCGGCTTGTCCACATGGTAGATGTCAATTCAAGGGCGTTAGCTCTCGCGCGTGAAAACGCAGAGTTAAATAAAGTTAAAAATGTATGTATTTATGAAAGTGATCGACTTGAAAATGTAAAGGATGACAAATTTGCGGCAATATTAACGAATCCTCCAATTCGGGCGGGCAAAAAAGTTGTCCAAGATATTTTTGAGCAAAGCTATCAAAAATTACAGAAAGGCGGAGACCTCTGGGTAGTGATACAGAAAAAACAGGGAGCCCCGTCAGCAATTGAAAAGCTATCAGAATTTTTTAGTGAAGTAGAAACGGTAGAAAAGAAAAAAGGCTATTATATTTTGCGGGCAAAAAAAGATTGA
- the rpoB gene encoding DNA-directed RNA polymerase subunit beta — protein sequence MIGQLVQYGRHRQRRSYARISEVLELPNLIEIQTSSYQWFLDEGLREMFQDISPIEDFTGNLSLEFIDYSLGDPKYSVEESKERDVTYSAPLRVKVRLVNKETGEVKDQDVFMGDFPLMTETGTFVINGAERVIVSQLVRSPSVYYSGKLDKNGKKGFTATVIPNRGAWLEYETDAKDVVYVRIDRTRKLPVTVLLRALGFGSDQEIIDLIGDNEYIRNTLEKDNTEGTDKALLEIYERLRPGEPPTVDNAKSLLVSRFFDPKRYDLANVGRYKINKKLHIKNRLFGQKLAETLVDPETGEIIAEKGVTLDRRTLDRILPNLEKNIGFKTVSLVGGVLEEDITLQSIKIYAPNEDGDKAINVIGNAYVEEAVKNISPSDIIASISYFFNLLHSVGDTDDIDHLGNRRLRSVGELLQNQFRIGLSRMERVVRERMSIQDTNTITPQQLINIRPVIASIKEFFGSSQLSQFMDQTNPLAELTHKRRLSALGPGGLTRERAGFEVRDVHYSHYGRMCPIETPEGPNIGLINSLSSFAKVNRFGFIETPYRRVDPETGKVTDRIDYLTADEEDNYVVAQANVLLADDGSFLEEEVVARFKGENTVVPRDRVDYMDVSPKQVVSAATACIPFLENDDSNRALMGANMQRQAVPLMQPEAPRVGTGMEYVSGKDSGAAVICKHEGIVEHVEAREVWVRRIVNVDGQEVKGDLDKYRMLKFIRSNQGTCYNQRPIVAVGNRVTKGEILADGPSMELGELALGRNVLVAFMTWDGYNYEDAIIMSERLVKDDVYTSIHIEEYESESRDTKLGPEEITRDIPNVGEDALRNLDERGIIRTGAEVKDGDLLVGKVTPKGVTELTAEERLLHAIFGEKAREVRDTSLRVPHGGGGIVLDVKVFNREDGDELPPGVNQLVRVYIVQKRKISEGDKMAGRHGNKGVISRILPEEDMPYMPDGTPVDIMLNPLGVPSRMNIGQVLELHLGMAARSLGIHVASPVFDGATEEDVWSTIEEAGMARDAKTVLYDGRSGEPFDNRVSVGVMYMIKLAHMVDDKLHARSTGPYSLVTQQPLGGKAQFGGQRFGEMEVWALEAYGAAYTLQEILTVKSDDVVGRVKTYEAIVKGENVPEPGVPESFKVLIKELQSLGMDVKILSGDEEEIEMRDMEDEEDLQQAESFTIAPEPQNSEAEEVVTKE from the coding sequence TTGATAGGTCAACTTGTTCAGTATGGACGACACCGCCAACGTAGGAGTTACGCGCGAATCAGTGAAGTTTTAGAATTACCAAATCTAATCGAAATCCAAACCTCTTCTTATCAATGGTTTCTTGATGAGGGTTTACGTGAAATGTTCCAGGACATTTCGCCGATTGAAGACTTTACTGGTAATTTATCGCTTGAATTTATTGATTACAGCCTTGGCGATCCAAAGTATTCCGTTGAGGAATCGAAAGAACGAGATGTTACATACTCTGCACCATTACGTGTAAAGGTACGTCTTGTAAACAAAGAAACAGGCGAAGTTAAAGACCAGGATGTCTTTATGGGTGACTTCCCGCTTATGACTGAAACAGGTACATTCGTGATCAATGGAGCGGAACGTGTAATCGTTTCTCAATTAGTTCGTTCACCGAGTGTATACTATAGTGGAAAATTAGATAAAAACGGGAAAAAAGGCTTTACGGCAACTGTAATCCCGAACCGCGGCGCTTGGCTTGAGTATGAAACAGATGCCAAGGATGTCGTGTACGTTAGAATAGATCGTACTCGGAAACTGCCCGTTACGGTTCTTTTGCGTGCCCTTGGGTTCGGTTCTGATCAAGAAATCATTGATTTGATTGGAGACAATGAATACATTCGCAACACGTTAGAGAAAGACAATACAGAAGGTACAGATAAGGCGTTATTAGAAATTTACGAACGCCTCCGTCCTGGTGAACCTCCAACTGTAGACAATGCGAAAAGCTTATTAGTTTCAAGGTTTTTTGACCCTAAGCGTTATGATTTAGCAAACGTAGGAAGATACAAAATTAATAAAAAGCTTCATATTAAAAATAGATTGTTCGGACAAAAATTAGCTGAAACGCTAGTAGATCCGGAAACAGGTGAAATTATTGCTGAAAAAGGGGTAACTCTTGATAGGCGTACACTTGATCGCATTCTGCCAAACCTTGAGAAGAACATCGGCTTCAAGACTGTCAGCCTTGTAGGTGGAGTTTTAGAAGAGGATATTACACTTCAGTCTATTAAAATTTATGCGCCTAATGAAGATGGCGATAAGGCTATTAATGTAATTGGGAATGCGTATGTGGAAGAGGCTGTTAAGAATATTTCGCCATCGGATATTATTGCTTCTATCAGCTACTTCTTTAACCTACTGCACTCTGTGGGAGATACTGACGATATTGACCATCTTGGAAATCGCCGTCTGCGCTCTGTTGGTGAGCTCTTGCAAAACCAATTCCGTATTGGCCTTTCCAGAATGGAACGCGTTGTTCGTGAAAGAATGTCCATTCAGGACACAAACACAATCACTCCGCAGCAATTAATCAATATTCGCCCTGTGATTGCATCTATTAAAGAGTTCTTTGGAAGTTCACAGCTATCTCAATTCATGGATCAAACGAATCCTCTTGCAGAATTAACACATAAACGTCGTTTATCTGCATTGGGACCTGGTGGATTAACGCGTGAACGTGCTGGTTTTGAAGTGCGTGACGTTCACTATTCCCACTATGGCCGTATGTGTCCGATTGAGACTCCTGAGGGACCAAATATTGGACTAATTAACTCATTATCATCCTTTGCGAAGGTAAATCGATTCGGATTTATCGAAACACCTTATCGCCGTGTTGACCCTGAAACGGGCAAAGTAACAGACCGTATTGACTACTTAACGGCTGATGAAGAGGATAACTATGTAGTGGCTCAGGCAAATGTGCTTCTTGCTGATGACGGCTCCTTCCTTGAAGAGGAAGTTGTTGCCCGTTTCAAAGGTGAAAACACAGTTGTCCCTCGTGATCGAGTTGACTACATGGACGTTTCACCGAAGCAGGTTGTATCCGCCGCGACTGCGTGTATACCGTTCCTTGAAAATGATGACTCCAACCGTGCGCTAATGGGTGCAAATATGCAGCGTCAAGCTGTACCATTGATGCAGCCGGAAGCTCCAAGAGTGGGTACAGGGATGGAATATGTATCAGGAAAAGATTCGGGTGCTGCAGTTATTTGTAAGCATGAAGGAATCGTTGAACATGTTGAAGCCCGTGAAGTATGGGTTCGCAGAATTGTTAATGTAGATGGCCAAGAAGTAAAAGGCGATCTTGATAAATATAGAATGCTGAAATTCATCCGTTCTAACCAAGGAACTTGCTACAACCAACGCCCAATTGTTGCTGTAGGCAACCGTGTTACAAAGGGTGAAATTTTAGCAGATGGTCCATCTATGGAGCTTGGAGAACTAGCGCTTGGACGTAATGTTCTAGTTGCCTTCATGACGTGGGATGGATATAACTATGAGGATGCTATCATCATGAGTGAGCGTCTCGTGAAAGATGATGTTTATACCTCTATCCATATTGAAGAGTATGAATCTGAATCTCGTGATACGAAGCTTGGTCCTGAAGAAATTACTCGTGATATTCCAAACGTTGGGGAGGATGCTCTTCGCAATCTGGATGAAAGAGGAATTATTCGTACAGGTGCTGAGGTTAAGGATGGCGATCTTCTAGTAGGTAAGGTAACGCCTAAGGGTGTAACGGAGCTTACTGCGGAAGAAAGATTATTACATGCTATCTTTGGTGAAAAGGCTCGTGAAGTACGTGATACTTCCCTTCGTGTTCCACACGGCGGTGGAGGAATCGTTCTGGATGTTAAAGTCTTTAATCGAGAGGATGGAGATGAGCTGCCTCCGGGTGTAAATCAGCTTGTTCGTGTGTACATTGTTCAAAAGCGTAAAATCTCTGAAGGGGATAAGATGGCTGGACGACATGGTAACAAAGGGGTTATCTCGCGTATTTTACCAGAAGAAGATATGCCTTATATGCCAGACGGAACACCAGTTGACATTATGTTAAACCCATTAGGGGTACCATCACGTATGAACATTGGACAGGTGCTTGAGCTTCATCTTGGAATGGCTGCGAGATCTCTAGGTATTCACGTAGCATCACCTGTATTCGATGGTGCTACTGAAGAAGATGTTTGGTCTACGATTGAAGAAGCTGGAATGGCTCGTGACGCGAAAACAGTTCTTTATGACGGACGTTCCGGAGAGCCGTTTGACAACCGCGTATCTGTTGGTGTCATGTATATGATCAAGCTTGCACACATGGTTGACGACAAACTTCATGCTCGTTCGACAGGTCCATACTCTCTTGTTACACAGCAGCCGTTGGGCGGTAAAGCTCAATTCGGCGGACAGCGTTTCGGAGAGATGGAAGTATGGGCGCTTGAAGCGTATGGCGCTGCTTATACATTGCAGGAAATCTTAACGGTTAAATCGGATGATGTTGTAGGACGTGTGAAAACGTATGAAGCTATCGTCAAAGGTGAAAACGTTCCAGAGCCTGGTGTACCTGAGTCATTTAAAGTATTAATTAAAGAACTTCAGAGCCTGGGTATGGATGTTAAGATTCTTTCAGGCGATGAGGAAGAAATTGAAATGCGTGATATGGAGGATGAAGAGGATCTGCAGCAAGCTGAATCCTTCACAATTGCTCCTGAACCGCAAAACTCAGAAGCCGAAGAAGTTGTTACAAAAGAGTAG